A window of Agrobacterium tumefaciens contains these coding sequences:
- a CDS encoding cupredoxin domain-containing protein has translation MTRLKIALLLAALATPVFAGGAHSGGDNAMAVGEPGDKSKVTQTIQVTMKETPDGKMMFTPAKFEFKKGKTVRFAVKNVGELDHEFIMDEQKANLEHKAVMAKAPEMEHDNPNAISLAPGESGELVWKFTNDGMFEFACLKPGHYEAGMRGDLKVSAK, from the coding sequence ATGACCAGACTGAAAATTGCACTGCTTCTCGCCGCGCTCGCCACCCCTGTTTTCGCAGGCGGCGCCCACTCCGGCGGCGACAACGCGATGGCGGTTGGCGAACCCGGCGACAAGTCCAAGGTGACCCAGACCATTCAGGTGACGATGAAGGAAACGCCTGATGGCAAGATGATGTTCACGCCCGCCAAATTCGAATTCAAGAAGGGCAAGACAGTGCGTTTTGCCGTGAAAAATGTCGGCGAGTTGGACCATGAATTCATCATGGACGAGCAAAAGGCCAATCTAGAGCATAAGGCCGTCATGGCAAAGGCGCCGGAGATGGAGCACGACAACCCAAACGCCATCAGCCTCGCGCCTGGTGAAAGCGGCGAACTCGTCTGGAAATTCACCAATGACGGCATGTTCGAATTCGCTTGCCTGAAACCGGGGCATTACGAAGCCGGCATGCGCGGCGACCTTAAAGTTTCGGCAAAGTA